A window of the Oryza brachyantha chromosome 5, ObraRS2, whole genome shotgun sequence genome harbors these coding sequences:
- the LOC102703582 gene encoding uncharacterized protein LOC102703582, giving the protein MMASKEDGTDRDDVAADETEAESASPVFDLDPTVSGDRRQTRVLPEGSEEKVNVDVVEVQLEVTSAGEAGSGDGGLVQSKEALVALGPAARLRRLLLRRKLRKSKAAAGRNPSDGGGVALPEAQSRFLAKVGDADADADATTRPDSEACALAGEKRRVAASPKEAARKYLSKITSTLARRRGGKESAMVVLNLGSALPTGKATGRGRSSSMAMAAPAPATPRRGRDGSGQHLQDGIESAIAYCKLSMRAAAATASS; this is encoded by the coding sequence ATGATGGCCAGCAAAGAGGACGGAACAGACCGagacgacgtcgccgccgatgagaccgaggcggagtcGGCGTCGCCGGTCTTTGACCTGGACCCCACCGTgtccggcgaccggcggcagACGCGGGTGCTGCCGGAAGGAAGCGAGGAGAAGGTGAACGTGGACGTGGTGGAGGTGCAGCTGGAGGTGACGTCCGCCGGGGAAGCTGGTAGCGGTGACGGTGGCCTGGTGCAGTCCAAGGAGGCGTTGGTGGCGCTCGGGCCGGCGGCTAGGCTCCGGCGACTTCTTCTTCGTCGCAAGCTGCGGAAgtcgaaggcggcggcgggtcgtAATCCCTCCGATGGCGGTGGCGTGGCGTTGCCAGAGGCACAGAGCAGGTTCTTGGCGAAGGTCGGAGACGCGGACGCGGACGCGGACGCGACGACCCGGCCGGACTCGGAGGCGTgcgcgctcgccggcgagaagcgccgcgtcgccgcgaGCCcgaaggaggcggcgcgaaAGTACCTGAGCAAGATCACCTCGAccctcgcgcgccgccgcggaggtaAAGAATCAGCAATGGTGGTCCTGAACCTCGGAAGCGCTCTTCCGACCGGCAAGGCGACGGGCCGGGGCCGGTCCTCctccatggccatggcggcgccggcgccggcaacgCCGCGCCGCGGCAGAGACGGCTCGGGCCAGCACTTGCAGGACGGCATCGAGAGCGCCATTGCATACTGCAAGCTCTCCatgcgcgcggccgcggcgacggcgtcgagctAA
- the LOC102703776 gene encoding proline-rich receptor-like protein kinase PERK1 → MSSPTAAPAPTSPPAANNTTPPPATPSAPPPATPAAPPPAAPSAPSPPAPASKPPPATPSAPPAVPSASPPTPGSTPAPAVPSASPPSAPTGPATPSPPSDTPSPPSSGGGGGGGNSPPSSGGGGRSPSTPNRPSPKSPSPQSSGGGGSGVSTSMVVGVAVGGLVLLLLASFICLCCLRKKRRRPPPPQQQYVYPPPPPPYKEDAYGGSYQQSWQQNAPPPPPPEHVVKMHPSPPPAYANRPPQQPATPPAAMINSSGGSGSYSGGEILPPPSPGAALGFSKSTFTYEELLRATDGFSDANLLGQGGFGYVHRGVLPTGKEIAVKQLKVGSGQGEREFQAEVEIISRVHHKHLVSLVGYCISGGKRLLVYEFVPNNTLEFHLHGKGRPTMEWPTRLKIALGAAKGLAYLHEDCHPKIIHRDIKASNILLDFKFEAKVADFGLAKFTSDNNTHVSTRVMGTFGYLAPEYASSGKLTEKSDVFSYGVMLLELITGRRPVDTTQTFMDDSLVDWARPLLMRALEDGNYDSLVDPRLAKDFNPNEIARMIACAAACVRHSARRRPRMSQVVRALEGDVSLEDLNEGVRPGHSRYFGSYSSSDYDSGQYNEDMKKFRKMAFTNNNDYTSSQYSAPTSEYGQIPSASSSEGQQTQEIETRTTTKKGGHSGYSSGYSGAS, encoded by the exons ATGTCGTCGccgaccgccgcgccggcgccgacctcgccgccggcggcgaacaacaccaccccgccgccggctacgccgtcggcgccgccccccgcgaccccggccgcgccgcctccggcggcgccgtccgcgccgtccccgcccgcgccggcgtcgaagccgccgccagccaccccgtcggcgccgccggccgtgccctccgcgtcgcctcccacGCCGGGGTCTACCCCGGCCCCGGCCGTcccctccgcgtcgccgccgtcggccccGACCGGGCCGGCtaccccgtcgccgccatcggacacgccctccccgccgtcgtccgggggtggtggtggtggggggaactcgccgccgtcgtccgggggtggggggaggTCGCCGTCCACGCCGAACCGCCCGTCGCCCAAGTCGCCCAGCCCGCAGTCGTCGGGGGGCGGGGGCTCCGGGGTGTCCACATCGATGGTGGtgggcgtcgccgtcggtggcctcgtgctgctgctgctcgccagCTTCATCTGCCTCTGCTGCCTGCGGAAGAAGCGGagacggccgccgccaccgcagcaGCAGTACGTCtacccgccgcctccgcctccgtaCAAGG AGGATGCATATGGCGGATCATACCAGCAGAGTTGGCAGCAAAAtgccccacctcctcctccgcctgaGCATGTAGTGAAGATGCACCCATCACCTCCGCCAGCGTATGCCAACCGTCCTCCACAGCAACCAGCGACGCCTCCAGCTGCTATGATAAACAGCAGCGGTGGGTCTGGCTCTTACTCAGGCGGGGAGATCCTACCACCACCGTCCCCTGGCGCTGCCCTTGGTTTCTCAAAGAGCACATTTACTTATGAAGAGCTGTTGAGGGCAACAGATGGATTCTCTGATGCTAATCTCCTTGGACAAGGTGGTTTTGGATACGTTCACAGAGGAGTGCTGCCTACTGGAAAAGAGATTGCTGTGAAACAATTGAAAGTTGGAAGTGGCCAGGGAGAGCGTGAGTTCCAAGCAGAGGTTGAGATTATCAGCAGAGTGCATCACAAGcatcttgtgtctttggttGGTTATTGCATTTCTGGGGGCAAAAGATTGCTTGTCTACGAGTTTGTCCCCAATAACACATTGGAGTTCCACTTGCATG GAAAAGGACGACCCACAATGGAGTGGCCGACAAGACTAAAGATTGCTCTGGGAGCTGCAAAGGGTTTGGCTTATCTTCATGAAGACT GCCATCCTAAGATCATCCATCGAGATATTAAGGCATCAAACATTCTTCttgattttaagtttgaaGCTAAG GTTGCTGATTTTGGACTTGCGAAGTTCACTAGTGATAATAACACTCATGTTTCAACGAGAGTAATGGGAACTTTTgg ATATCTAGCACCTGAGTATGCATCTTCGGGCAAGCTCACTGAAAAATCAGATGTCTTCTCTTATGGAGTTATGCTTCTTGAACTAATAACCGGTCGTCGGCCTGTTGATACAACTCAAACATTTATGGATGACAGCTTGGTTGACTGG GCAAGACCTTTACTGATGCGAGCACTTGAGGATGGTAACTACGATTCCTTAGTGGATCCTCGGCTTGCGAAGGATTTCAATCCTAATGAGATAGCAAGAATGATTGCATGTGCGGCTGCATGTGTACGTCATTCTGCACGTCGTCGCCCACGCATGAGCCAG GTTGTTCGGGCTTTGGAAGGTGACGTATCCTTGGAGGATCTTAATGAAGGAGTTCGGCCTGGTCACAGCCGCTACTTTGGATCATACAGCAGCTCGGACTATGATTCTGGCCAGTACAACGAGGACATGAAGAAGTTCCGGAAGATGGCTTTTACCAACAATAATGACTATACGAGCAGCCAATACAGCGCGCCAACCAGCGAGTACGGCCAGATACCGTCTGCGTCAAGCAGTGAGGGCCAGCAAACCCAGGAAATCGAGACCAGGACGACAACCAAGAAAGGCGGCCACAGTGGCTACAGCTCAGGATACAGCGGAGCCTCGTGA